Within Bdellovibrio bacteriovorus HD100, the genomic segment TGCGGTGGATGGCAAAACCTATTCACTGAAAGACTTCAGCAATGGTCAGCCGTTGGTGGTGATGTTCATCTGCAATCACTGCCCCTATGTGCAGGCGATTGAAGACCGTTTGATCCAGCTGGGTCATGATCTGAAAAAACAAAACGTGAATGTGATTGCCATCTGTGCCAACGACGAAGAAAGCCACAACCGCGAAGATTCTTTCGAGAATCTGCAAAAACGCGCGCAAGAAAAAGGCTATCCGTTCGTTTACCTGCATGACAAATCCCAGGCGGCGGCTCACGCCTTCGGAGCCGTGTGCACGCCGGACTATTTTGTGTACGACAAAGACCTGAAGCTTGCTTACCGCGGACGCCTGGATGATTCGTGGAAAGAGGCTGCAAAAGTGACCAAACGCGAGCTGTTTGACGCCGTTCAAACACTTTTGAAAA encodes:
- a CDS encoding thioredoxin family protein, with protein sequence MALTFTPFPDLGNKCPDFTLPAVDGKTYSLKDFSNGQPLVVMFICNHCPYVQAIEDRLIQLGHDLKKQNVNVIAICANDEESHNREDSFENLQKRAQEKGYPFVYLHDKSQAAAHAFGAVCTPDYFVYDKDLKLAYRGRLDDSWKEAAKVTKRELFDAVQTLLKNEKVSEEQTASMGCSIKWV